Below is a genomic region from Bradyrhizobium sp. 1(2017).
GACAGCGTTGCGGCGAGATCGCCTTGCACCAGCCTGTCGCCTTCACCGAGCGGCGAGCCGTCAGGGCGCGAGAAGATCTTGGCCGAGGAAGGCCAGCGCGCCAACCGGCGGTGCCAGCCCGGCAGCGTGTCGGCCATGTCGTCGCTGACGACGAAACCGTCGCGCGCGAGCGCGATTGCGGGTTCGAGCAGTTGCGCCAGCGTGAACCGGCCCGAGCCGTATTTCTCCAATGCGAGGGCAAGACCAGCGACGGTGCCAGGGACGCCGATGCCGAGCGCGGAATCCCGCGACTTCGTCACGTCAGGCTTGCCATCGGGGCCGAGGAAAATTTGCGGCGTGGTCGCAGCCGGCGCGGTCTCGCGATAGTCGATCGTGATGTCTTCATTGCGGTCGGCGGAATGGATCACCATGAAGCCGCCGCCGCCGATATTGCCGGCGCGCGGATAGGTCACGGCCATCGCAAAGCCGGTGGCGACCGCGGCATCGACCGCATTGCCGCCGCGCCGCAGAATGTCGGCACCGACCTGCGCGGAGATCCTCTCCTGGGCCACCACCATGCCGTGCTCGGCGGCGACGGCACGCACCGCGTCGCGCGCGGGCGGGACATAGCCCCGCCGCGCATCCTGGGCCGTCGCGGGCACGAAGCCGAGCACCAGCGTGGCGATGACGGCCAGGAAGGTCCGCCGCGTCGAATATGACGACATCATCAAAATTTCCGTCGTGCTCTTGGACCAGTCCCTTGGACCAAACCCTTGGGCCAGTCTCTTGGGCCAGTCTCTTTGGATGGTCTCTTGGGAGGGTCCCTTGGGCCAGTTCACACCCGTCACGGCAATGCTATACGGTTTGCCCTGAGAGAGGCAAAACTGTTCGTGATGAGGACTGCGAGATGACGACGATCGCCCCGGATGCGCGCATGGCCAGCGCGTCGCGGACCTATCCGCCGCGCGCCGCCGTCGTCAGCTGGATCTTCTTCGATTGGGCCGCGCAGCCTTATTTCACGCTGATCACGACCTTCGTGTTCGCGCCCTATTTCGCGACCGCCATCGCGCCAAATCCCGCCACCGGCCAATCCTTGTGGGGCTTTGCGATGGCGGCCGCCGGCCTTGCGATCGCGTTGTTGTCGCCGGTGCTCGGGGCCATCGCAGATGCTTCGGGCCGCAGGAAACCGTGGATTGCAGGTTTCGGCGTGGTGCTGGTGCTGGCGTCCTGCACGCTCTGGATCGGCAAGCCCGGCGATCATGCCATCATTCCGCTGGTGCTCACCGCCGTCGCGCTCGCCAGCGTCGGTGCGGAATTCGCCACGCTCTTCAACAACGCGATGATGCCGACCCTGGTGCCGCCGGAGCGGATCGGCCGTCTCTCCGGCACCGGTTGGGCGACGGGCTACATCGGCGGCATCGTCAGCCTGACCATCGTGCTCGGCTTGCTTGCCGCCAATCCCGAGACCGGCCGCACGCTGCTCGGCTTCACGCCGCTCTTCGGGCTCGATCCTGTCACGCGTCAGGGCGACCGCGCCGCGGGGCCGTTGACCGGGCTGTGGTTCATCATCTTCGTGATGCCGATGTTCCTGTTCACGCCGGACTATCCGGCGAAGCGCCCGGTGCGCGAGGCGTTGCGTGAAGGGCTGGCGGAGCTGAAGCAATCGATCAAGGGATTGCCGCAGCAGAAGTCGCTCGCGGCGTTCCTGCTCGCCAATATGATCTACACCGACGGCCTCGTGTCGCTGTTCGCCTTCGGCGGCATCTATGCCGCCGGCACGTTCGGCTGGCACACGATCCAGATCGGCACGTTCGGCATCATGCTGGCGATCGCCGGCGCGTTCGGCGCCTGG
It encodes:
- a CDS encoding MFS transporter — protein: MTTIAPDARMASASRTYPPRAAVVSWIFFDWAAQPYFTLITTFVFAPYFATAIAPNPATGQSLWGFAMAAAGLAIALLSPVLGAIADASGRRKPWIAGFGVVLVLASCTLWIGKPGDHAIIPLVLTAVALASVGAEFATLFNNAMMPTLVPPERIGRLSGTGWATGYIGGIVSLTIVLGLLAANPETGRTLLGFTPLFGLDPVTRQGDRAAGPLTGLWFIIFVMPMFLFTPDYPAKRPVREALREGLAELKQSIKGLPQQKSLAAFLLANMIYTDGLVSLFAFGGIYAAGTFGWHTIQIGTFGIMLAIAGAFGAWLGGKLDDRLGPRRVIAGSLLILLLSVAAILLVDKDSVLFVKVAPPQSGAGLFSSAAERAYLVLGCLIGAAGGPLQAASRTLLIRLAPKDRIAQYFGLFALTGKVTSFIGPLLIGMITAATASQKAGMAVLVVFFVAGLGLLMRVRD